A genome region from Ottowia testudinis includes the following:
- a CDS encoding 2-isopropylmalate synthase codes for MTDKLIIFDTTLRDGEQSPGASMTRDEKLRIARQLERLKVDVIEAGFAASSNGDFECVKAIAEAIKDSTICSLSRANDRDIARAAEALKGAASGRIHTFIATSPLHMEKKLRMTPDEVFEQSKLAVRFARNLMGDVEFSAEDGYRSDIDFLARVCEAVIKEGATTINIPDTVGYGIPELYGHFLKTLREKVPNSDQAVWSVHCHNDLGMAVANSLAGVKIGGARQVECTINGLGERAGNCSLEEIVMAVKTRKDYFGLDVGIDTTQIVPASKMVSSVTGFVVQPNKAVVGANAFAHASGIHQDGVLKARDTYEIMRAEDVGWSANKIVLGKLSGRNAFKQRLQELGVVLESEGEVMAAFAKFKDLADRKSEIFDEDILALVGDESVTPEKEHFGFISLAQRSETGEMPHAQIVFTVAGKEVQGQSDGNGPVDASLKAIESHVKSGAEMILYSVNAISGSTESQGEVTVRLQNSGRVVNGVGADPDIVVASAKAYLSALNKLHDKSDRVAAQG; via the coding sequence ATGACCGACAAACTCATCATTTTCGACACCACCTTGCGCGATGGCGAGCAGTCGCCCGGCGCGTCCATGACCCGTGACGAGAAGCTGCGCATCGCGCGTCAGCTCGAACGCCTGAAGGTCGACGTGATCGAGGCCGGCTTTGCCGCGTCGTCCAACGGCGACTTCGAATGCGTGAAGGCGATTGCCGAGGCGATCAAGGATTCAACAATTTGCTCGCTCAGCCGCGCCAACGACCGCGACATCGCGCGCGCGGCGGAGGCGTTGAAGGGCGCGGCCAGCGGCCGCATCCACACCTTCATCGCCACCAGCCCGCTGCACATGGAGAAAAAGCTGCGCATGACGCCCGACGAAGTGTTCGAGCAGTCCAAGCTGGCGGTGCGCTTTGCGCGCAATCTGATGGGCGACGTCGAGTTCAGCGCCGAGGACGGCTACCGCAGCGACATCGACTTTCTGGCCCGCGTGTGCGAGGCCGTCATCAAGGAAGGCGCGACCACCATCAACATTCCTGACACCGTGGGCTACGGCATCCCCGAGCTGTATGGCCACTTCCTCAAGACGCTGCGCGAGAAGGTGCCCAACAGCGACCAGGCGGTCTGGTCGGTGCACTGCCACAACGATCTGGGCATGGCCGTGGCCAACAGCCTGGCCGGCGTGAAGATCGGCGGCGCGCGTCAGGTGGAATGCACCATCAATGGCCTGGGCGAGCGCGCGGGCAACTGTTCGCTCGAAGAGATCGTGATGGCGGTGAAGACGCGCAAGGATTACTTCGGGCTCGACGTCGGTATCGATACCACGCAAATCGTGCCGGCCAGCAAGATGGTCAGCTCCGTCACTGGCTTCGTGGTGCAGCCCAACAAGGCGGTGGTGGGCGCCAACGCCTTCGCGCACGCCAGCGGCATCCATCAGGACGGCGTGCTGAAAGCGCGCGACACATATGAAATCATGCGCGCCGAGGACGTGGGCTGGAGCGCTAACAAGATCGTGCTGGGCAAGCTGAGCGGCCGCAACGCCTTCAAGCAGCGCCTGCAAGAGCTGGGCGTGGTGCTCGAATCCGAGGGCGAAGTCATGGCCGCGTTCGCCAAGTTCAAGGACCTGGCCGACCGCAAGAGCGAGATTTTCGACGAGGACATCCTGGCCCTGGTGGGCGATGAAAGCGTGACGCCCGAGAAGGAGCATTTCGGGTTTATTTCGCTGGCGCAGCGCAGCGAGACCGGCGAAATGCCGCACGCCCAGATCGTGTTCACCGTCGCCGGCAAGGAAGTGCAGGGCCAATCGGATGGCAACGGCCCGGTCGATGCCTCGCTGAAGGCCATCGAGTCGCATGTCAAGAGCGGCGCCGAGATGATTCTTTATTCGGTCAACGCCATCAGCGGCTCGACCGAGAGCCAAGGTGAAGTCACGGTGCGGCTGCAGAACTCGGGCCGGGTGGTCAACGGCGTCGGCGCCGATCCCGACATTGTGGTCGCCTCGGCCAAGGCTTATCTGAGTGCTCTCAATAAGTTACACGACAAATCTGATCGAGTGGCCGCTCAAGGCTGA
- a CDS encoding 2-isopropylmalate synthase — protein sequence MLQHPHLKYRAATPIGLQGRTWPDQVIAKPPRWLSTDLRDGNQALPAPMDAARKLRLYEQLLAIGFKEIEVGFPASSQIEFDFVRWLIEQGRIPDDVTIQVMTPAREDMIARTVQALAGARRAIVHVYNAVAPVWRRVVFGLNVTQTMALIERHIKLLKQLTDAMPETDWVLQYSPETFSSAELPVSLKACETAIAAWGPGREIILNLPTTVENATPNVFADQIEWMKRALAAHPNITLSVHPHNDRGTGTAAAELALMAGAERVEGCLFGNGERTGNLDLVNVALNLYTQGVHPGLDFSNIDAIRATVEHCNQLPVHPRHPYVGELVYTSFSGTHQDAIKKGFVSRREGDVWEVPYLPIDPQDLGRSYEAVIRVNSQSGKGGMAYLLERDHGVVMTRERQQTFSRIVQRVMDVQGGELSSGDLLALYEREFGVAACAANDVAQAQWAPQAA from the coding sequence ATGCTCCAGCACCCTCATCTCAAATACCGCGCCGCCACGCCCATCGGCTTGCAAGGCCGCACCTGGCCCGATCAGGTGATTGCCAAGCCGCCGCGCTGGCTGTCGACCGACCTGCGCGACGGCAACCAGGCGCTGCCCGCACCGATGGACGCGGCGCGCAAGCTGCGCCTGTATGAGCAGCTGCTGGCGATCGGTTTCAAGGAGATCGAGGTCGGTTTTCCGGCTTCGTCGCAGATCGAATTCGACTTTGTGCGGTGGCTGATCGAGCAAGGGCGCATTCCAGATGACGTGACGATCCAGGTCATGACCCCGGCGCGAGAGGACATGATCGCGCGCACCGTGCAAGCGCTGGCCGGCGCGCGGCGCGCCATCGTGCACGTGTACAACGCCGTGGCGCCGGTGTGGCGGCGCGTGGTGTTCGGCCTGAACGTGACGCAGACCATGGCCTTGATCGAGCGGCATATCAAGCTGCTCAAGCAGCTCACCGATGCCATGCCAGAGACTGACTGGGTGTTGCAGTATTCGCCCGAAACCTTCTCCAGCGCCGAACTGCCGGTGTCCCTGAAGGCCTGCGAGACGGCCATCGCCGCCTGGGGGCCGGGGCGCGAAATCATCCTCAACCTGCCCACCACGGTGGAAAACGCCACGCCCAACGTGTTTGCCGACCAGATCGAGTGGATGAAGCGCGCGCTGGCCGCGCACCCCAACATCACCTTGTCGGTGCACCCGCACAACGACCGTGGCACCGGCACGGCGGCCGCCGAATTGGCGCTGATGGCCGGCGCCGAGCGCGTGGAGGGCTGCCTGTTCGGCAATGGCGAACGCACCGGCAATCTCGATCTGGTCAACGTGGCGCTCAACCTGTACACGCAGGGCGTTCACCCGGGCCTGGATTTTTCAAACATCGACGCCATCCGCGCCACGGTGGAGCACTGCAACCAGTTGCCGGTGCACCCACGCCATCCGTATGTGGGCGAGCTGGTCTACACCTCGTTCTCCGGCACGCACCAGGACGCCATCAAGAAAGGCTTTGTCTCGCGGCGCGAGGGCGACGTGTGGGAAGTGCCCTACCTGCCCATCGATCCGCAAGATCTGGGCCGCAGCTATGAAGCGGTGATCCGCGTCAACAGCCAGTCGGGCAAGGGCGGCATGGCCTATCTGCTGGAGCGCGACCACGGTGTGGTGATGACGCGCGAGCGCCAGCAGACCTTCAGCCGGATCGTGCAGCGGGTGATGGATGTGCAAGGCGGCGAGTTGTCGTCCGGCGACCTGCTGGCCTTGTACGAGCGCGAATTTGGCGTCGCCGCGTGTGCGGCCAACGACGTCGCGCAGGCACAATGGGCACCCCAGGCCGCCTGA
- the pssA gene encoding CDP-diacylglycerol--serine O-phosphatidyltransferase, whose amino-acid sequence MVTDSEEVVIARKPRKGIYVLPNLFTLAALFGGFYGIVMAINGHFDLATTGIFAAMVLDSLDGRVARMTGTQSAFGEQMDSLSDMVSFGAAPALLAYEWALRPLGRWGWIAAFVYCACAALRLARFNVNTGVVDKRYFQGLPSPAAAALVAGFIWLTSAMLASQREVPLFRALISMFGGVPLARIDLAWIMFAVTLFAGLTMVTNVPYYSFKDFGGRRSVPFVVLVLVALLFAVISIEPATMLFVIFVGYALSGYVIYVWRRAKGQHASIVSTSTDEPDERGLHHD is encoded by the coding sequence ATGGTTACCGATTCGGAAGAAGTCGTCATCGCGCGCAAGCCACGCAAGGGCATTTACGTGCTGCCCAACCTGTTCACGCTGGCGGCGTTGTTCGGCGGCTTCTATGGGATCGTGATGGCGATCAACGGCCATTTCGATCTGGCCACCACCGGCATCTTCGCCGCCATGGTGCTCGACAGCCTGGACGGCCGCGTGGCGCGCATGACGGGCACACAAAGCGCATTCGGCGAGCAGATGGATTCGCTCTCCGACATGGTCAGCTTTGGCGCCGCGCCCGCGCTGCTGGCCTACGAATGGGCGCTGCGCCCGCTGGGCCGCTGGGGCTGGATCGCGGCCTTCGTCTATTGCGCCTGCGCGGCGCTGCGTTTAGCGCGCTTCAACGTCAACACCGGGGTGGTGGACAAACGCTACTTCCAGGGCCTGCCGTCGCCCGCCGCCGCGGCGCTGGTGGCGGGCTTCATCTGGCTGACCAGCGCCATGCTGGCCTCGCAGCGCGAGGTGCCGCTGTTTCGCGCGCTGATTTCGATGTTTGGCGGTGTGCCGCTCGCGCGCATCGACCTGGCATGGATCATGTTCGCCGTCACCTTGTTCGCGGGCCTGACGATGGTGACCAACGTGCCTTATTACAGCTTCAAGGATTTTGGCGGCCGGCGCAGCGTGCCCTTCGTGGTGCTGGTGCTGGTGGCGCTGCTGTTCGCGGTCATCAGCATCGAGCCGGCGACCATGCTGTTTGTCATCTTCGTGGGCTATGCGCTGTCGGGTTACGTCATCTATGTGTGGCGCCGCGCCAAGGGGCAGCACGCCAGCATCGTCAGCACCTCGACCGATGAGCCGGACGAGCGCGGCTTGCACCACGATTGA
- the ilvC gene encoding ketol-acid reductoisomerase, with protein sequence MKVFYDKDCDLSLIKGKTVAIIGYGSQGHAHAQNLNDSGVKVVVGLRKGGASWPKVEKAGLKVAEVADAVKQADVVMILLPDEQIAKVYREDVEPNIKQGASLAFAHGFNVHYGQVVPREDLDVWMVAPKAPGHTVRNTYTQGGGVPHLVAVHQDKTGKARDLALSYAMANGGGKAGIIETNFREETETDLFGEQAVLCGGTVELIKAGFETLVEAGYAPEMAYFECLHELKLIVDLIYEGGIANMNYSISNNAEYGEYVTGPKVVTEETKKAMKQALRDIQTGEYAKSFIAENLAGAPTLQSRRRLNGEHQIEVVGEKLRAMMPWIKANKLVDKSKN encoded by the coding sequence ATGAAAGTGTTCTACGACAAAGACTGCGACCTGAGCCTGATCAAGGGCAAGACCGTCGCCATCATCGGCTACGGCTCGCAGGGCCATGCGCACGCGCAAAACCTGAACGACAGCGGCGTCAAGGTCGTGGTCGGGCTGCGCAAGGGCGGCGCGAGCTGGCCCAAGGTCGAGAAGGCCGGGCTGAAAGTGGCTGAAGTCGCCGACGCGGTGAAGCAGGCCGACGTGGTCATGATCCTGCTGCCCGACGAGCAGATCGCCAAGGTCTACCGCGAGGACGTCGAGCCGAACATCAAGCAAGGCGCCTCGCTGGCGTTTGCGCACGGCTTTAACGTGCACTACGGCCAGGTCGTGCCGCGCGAAGACCTCGACGTGTGGATGGTCGCGCCCAAGGCGCCCGGCCACACCGTGCGCAACACCTACACGCAAGGCGGCGGCGTGCCGCACCTGGTGGCGGTGCACCAGGACAAGACCGGCAAGGCGCGCGATCTGGCGCTGTCGTACGCCATGGCCAACGGCGGCGGCAAGGCCGGCATCATCGAGACCAACTTCCGCGAAGAAACCGAGACCGACCTGTTCGGCGAGCAAGCCGTGCTGTGCGGCGGCACAGTCGAGCTGATCAAGGCCGGCTTCGAGACGCTGGTGGAAGCCGGCTACGCCCCCGAAATGGCCTATTTCGAGTGCCTGCACGAGCTGAAGCTGATCGTCGATCTGATCTACGAAGGCGGCATCGCCAACATGAACTATTCGATCAGCAACAACGCCGAGTACGGCGAATACGTCACCGGCCCGAAGGTCGTGACCGAAGAGACCAAGAAGGCCATGAAGCAGGCGCTGCGCGACATCCAGACCGGCGAATACGCCAAGAGCTTCATCGCCGAGAACCTGGCCGGCGCGCCCACGCTGCAAAGCCGCCGCCGCCTGAACGGCGAGCACCAGATCGAAGTGGTGGGCGAGAAGCTGCGCGCCATGATGCCCTGGATCAAGGCCAACAAGCTGGTCGACAAGAGCAAGAACTGA
- a CDS encoding carboxymuconolactone decarboxylase family protein translates to MNASATSHPLQSLAPQFMDFTNDVLFGDVWERPGLSKRDRSLITVAALVSLYRQNELPFHLKRAVENGLTQEEIVEAITHLAFYAGWPCAATALTIAKSTFETSTSS, encoded by the coding sequence ATGAACGCTTCCGCAACATCCCATCCGCTGCAATCCCTCGCGCCTCAGTTCATGGATTTCACCAACGATGTCCTGTTCGGTGATGTCTGGGAGCGTCCAGGGCTTTCCAAGCGCGACCGCAGCTTGATCACGGTGGCGGCCCTCGTGTCGCTTTATAGGCAGAACGAATTGCCCTTTCACTTGAAGCGTGCCGTGGAGAACGGTCTTACGCAAGAAGAAATCGTTGAAGCCATCACGCATTTGGCTTTCTATGCGGGCTGGCCCTGTGCAGCGACCGCGCTGACGATTGCCAAATCAACTTTTGAAACCAGCACATCAAGCTAA
- the ilvN gene encoding acetolactate synthase small subunit, which yields MKHIIAVLIENEAGALSRVVGLFSARGYNIESLIVAPTEDESLSRMTIQTRGSDETIEQITKHLNRLIEVVKVVDLTEGAYIEREHMMVKVRAVGKEREEMKRMADIFRGRIIDVTDKSYTIELTGDQGKNDAFLSAIDKTAILETVRTGASGIGRGERLLRV from the coding sequence ATGAAACACATCATTGCCGTACTGATTGAAAACGAAGCGGGCGCCTTGTCCCGCGTGGTGGGCCTGTTCTCGGCCCGTGGTTACAACATCGAGTCGCTCATCGTCGCGCCGACCGAGGACGAAAGCCTCTCGCGCATGACGATCCAGACGCGCGGCTCGGACGAAACCATCGAGCAGATCACCAAGCACCTGAACCGGCTGATCGAGGTGGTGAAGGTGGTTGATCTGACCGAAGGCGCCTACATCGAGCGCGAGCACATGATGGTGAAAGTGCGCGCCGTCGGCAAGGAGCGCGAGGAGATGAAGCGCATGGCCGACATCTTCCGCGGCCGCATCATCGACGTGACGGACAAAAGCTACACCATCGAACTGACGGGCGACCAGGGCAAGAACGACGCTTTTCTGAGTGCGATCGACAAGACCGCGATCCTGGAGACCGTGCGCACCGGCGCCAGCGGCATTGGGCGGGGTGAGCGGCTGCTCAGGGTGTGA
- a CDS encoding acetolactate synthase 3 catalytic subunit: MEISKAEIKSAAAASDGSDTHQLRGAEILVKALQAEGVKYIWGYPGGAVLHIYDAFYKQDTIQHVLVRHEQAAVHAADGYARATGDVGVALVTSGPGVTNAVTGIATAYMDSIPMVIITGQVPTAAIGLDAFQECDTVGITRPIVKHNFLVKDARYIADVMKKAFHIARSGRPGPVVVDIPKDVSFNKATYTGYPDKVDMRSYNPVKKGHGGQIRKALQLLLNAKRPYIYTGGGVLLANATAELRQLVDMLGYPVTNTLMGLGAFPATDKRFLGMLGMHGTWEANNAMQNCDVLLAVGARFDDRVIGNPKHFAQNERKIIHIDIDPSSISKRVKVDVPIVGDVKDVLTDMIGMIREAGTRPDEAALADWWKQIEGWRSRDCLKYDRANTDVIKPQKVIETLWEMTKDADAYVTSDVGQHQMWAAQFYKFNEPRRWINSGGLGTMGVGIPYAMGIKLAKPDSEVYCVTGEGSVQMCIQELSTCLQYNTPIKIISLNNRYLGMVRQWQEIEYSGRYSHSYMDALPNFVKLAEAFGHVGMLIERPQDVEPALREARKLKDRTVFMDFRTDPTENVFPMVQAGKGITEMLLGAEDL; this comes from the coding sequence ATGGAAATCTCCAAAGCCGAAATCAAATCGGCCGCCGCCGCATCCGACGGCAGCGACACCCACCAACTTCGCGGCGCTGAAATCCTCGTCAAGGCCTTGCAGGCCGAAGGCGTGAAGTACATCTGGGGCTACCCCGGCGGCGCCGTGCTGCACATCTACGACGCCTTCTACAAGCAGGACACGATCCAGCATGTGCTGGTGCGCCACGAGCAGGCCGCCGTGCACGCGGCCGACGGCTACGCGCGCGCCACGGGCGATGTGGGCGTGGCGCTGGTCACTTCCGGCCCCGGCGTGACCAACGCGGTCACGGGCATTGCCACGGCGTACATGGACTCGATTCCCATGGTGATCATCACCGGCCAGGTGCCCACCGCGGCGATCGGGCTGGACGCCTTTCAGGAATGCGACACCGTCGGCATCACGCGCCCCATCGTCAAGCACAACTTCCTGGTGAAAGACGCGCGCTACATCGCCGACGTGATGAAAAAGGCCTTTCACATCGCGCGCTCGGGGCGCCCCGGGCCGGTGGTGGTCGATATCCCCAAGGACGTGTCGTTCAACAAGGCCACCTACACCGGCTACCCGGACAAGGTGGACATGCGCTCGTACAACCCGGTGAAAAAGGGCCACGGCGGCCAGATCCGCAAGGCGCTGCAACTGCTGCTGAATGCCAAGCGCCCCTACATCTACACCGGTGGCGGCGTGCTGCTGGCCAATGCCACGGCGGAATTGCGCCAGTTGGTCGACATGCTGGGCTACCCCGTCACCAACACGCTGATGGGCCTGGGCGCGTTCCCCGCCACCGACAAGCGCTTTCTGGGCATGCTGGGCATGCACGGCACCTGGGAAGCCAACAACGCCATGCAGAACTGCGACGTGCTGCTGGCCGTGGGCGCGCGCTTTGACGACCGCGTGATCGGCAACCCCAAGCACTTCGCGCAGAACGAGCGCAAGATCATCCACATCGACATCGATCCGTCGAGCATCTCCAAGCGCGTGAAGGTTGACGTACCGATCGTCGGTGACGTCAAGGACGTGCTGACCGACATGATCGGCATGATCCGCGAAGCCGGCACCCGGCCTGACGAGGCCGCGCTGGCCGACTGGTGGAAGCAGATCGAAGGCTGGCGCAGCCGCGACTGCCTGAAGTATGACCGCGCCAACACGGATGTGATCAAGCCGCAGAAAGTCATCGAGACGCTGTGGGAGATGACCAAGGACGCCGACGCCTACGTGACCAGTGACGTTGGCCAACACCAGATGTGGGCCGCGCAGTTCTACAAGTTCAACGAGCCGCGCCGATGGATCAACTCGGGCGGCCTCGGCACCATGGGCGTGGGCATTCCGTATGCCATGGGCATCAAGCTGGCCAAGCCCGACAGCGAGGTGTATTGCGTGACGGGCGAGGGCTCGGTGCAGATGTGCATCCAGGAGCTGTCGACCTGCCTGCAATACAACACGCCGATCAAGATCATCTCGCTGAACAATCGTTACCTCGGCATGGTGCGCCAGTGGCAGGAGATCGAATACTCCGGCCGCTACAGCCACAGCTACATGGACGCGCTGCCCAACTTCGTCAAGCTGGCAGAAGCCTTTGGCCACGTCGGCATGCTGATCGAGCGGCCGCAAGACGTGGAGCCGGCGCTGCGCGAGGCGCGCAAGCTCAAGGACCGCACCGTGTTCATGGATTTCCGCACCGACCCGACGGAAAACGTGTTCCCCATGGTGCAGGCCGGCAAGGGCATCACCGAGATGCTGCTGGGCGCCGAGGATTTATAA
- a CDS encoding RNA polymerase sigma factor: protein MATEQELSDFLKSVEKRAFKRSIYHVRDEDAALDIVQDSMMKLAEHYGDKPAAELPLLFQRILSNSTLDWFRRQKTRNALFSNMSDFESADGDGDFDLLEAFAGASDSQQIESAEDSTRRAQILHEIELQIQALPNRQREAFLMRYWEEMDVAETAVAMGCSEGSVKTHCSRAVQALAKALRARGILP, encoded by the coding sequence TTGGCCACCGAACAGGAACTCTCCGACTTTCTCAAAAGCGTCGAGAAGCGGGCGTTCAAACGCTCGATCTACCACGTACGCGACGAGGATGCAGCGCTCGACATCGTGCAGGACAGCATGATGAAGCTGGCCGAGCACTACGGCGACAAGCCGGCAGCCGAGCTGCCTCTGTTGTTCCAGCGCATCCTGTCGAACAGCACGCTCGACTGGTTTCGCCGCCAGAAAACGCGCAACGCCCTGTTCTCGAACATGAGCGATTTCGAATCGGCCGATGGCGACGGCGATTTCGACCTGCTGGAGGCTTTTGCCGGCGCCAGCGATTCGCAGCAGATCGAGAGCGCCGAGGATTCCACGCGGCGCGCTCAGATCCTGCACGAGATCGAGTTACAGATCCAGGCGCTGCCCAACCGTCAACGCGAGGCGTTTCTGATGCGTTACTGGGAGGAAATGGATGTTGCCGAGACGGCGGTAGCGATGGGTTGTTCGGAGGGCAGTGTCAAAACGCACTGCTCCCGCGCGGTCCAGGCACTGGCCAAGGCATTGCGAGCCAGGGGAATCCTGCCATGA
- a CDS encoding DUF3619 family protein → MNTKYHQLHTDTLQNRFGLRVAARLSAGTESLPHDIGERLRVARDQAVARRKQPVTAMHRRTASAASRNGNTATLTFGDDGLGFWGWLSSAALVLIMAAGLVVINVIQDDDRTTEVAELDAALLTDDLPPEAYADPGFLQYLKTGTSHGNGAMTR, encoded by the coding sequence ATGAACACGAAATACCACCAGTTGCACACCGATACCCTGCAAAACCGCTTTGGCCTTCGCGTGGCTGCCCGCCTGTCGGCTGGCACCGAAAGCCTGCCGCACGACATTGGTGAGCGCCTGCGCGTGGCGCGCGACCAGGCGGTGGCCCGCCGCAAGCAACCGGTCACGGCCATGCACCGGCGCACTGCCAGTGCAGCGTCGCGCAATGGCAACACTGCGACGCTGACTTTTGGCGACGACGGCCTGGGTTTCTGGGGTTGGCTGAGTTCGGCCGCGCTGGTGCTGATCATGGCCGCTGGCCTGGTGGTCATCAACGTGATCCAGGACGATGACCGCACCACGGAAGTCGCCGAACTGGATGCCGCTCTGCTCACCGACGATTTGCCGCCCGAGGCCTACGCCGACCCGGGTTTCCTGCAGTACCTCAAAACGGGCACAAGCCATGGCAATGGCGCAATGACCCGTTAA
- a CDS encoding DUF3106 domain-containing protein produces MRHLLLAFILALCVGALAPAWAQVAAEGVSAGTVASGTTTGGPIAWRSLSTGQRAALQPLEKSWPTLGADQQRKWVALTQNYDRMAPEERSTLQSRMTEWVSLTPAQRTQARLNFGEVRQVPADEKRAKWEEYQALPAEERERLANDRPKPPIGAAPALRPVPADRLLRPTRPAVPVAAPNAAADGSSAVPRVNRHTLLPQQAASAAR; encoded by the coding sequence ATGCGACATCTGCTGCTGGCCTTCATTCTCGCGCTGTGCGTTGGTGCGCTGGCGCCGGCGTGGGCGCAGGTGGCCGCTGAGGGCGTATCTGCCGGGACTGTCGCCAGCGGCACAACAACAGGGGGCCCCATCGCTTGGCGAAGCCTGAGTACCGGGCAGCGCGCCGCCCTGCAGCCGCTTGAAAAATCCTGGCCCACCCTGGGCGCCGACCAGCAGCGCAAGTGGGTGGCGCTGACGCAAAACTACGACCGCATGGCGCCAGAGGAGCGCTCCACACTGCAGAGCCGCATGACGGAATGGGTGAGCCTGACGCCAGCGCAGCGCACCCAGGCGCGGCTCAACTTTGGCGAAGTGCGCCAAGTGCCGGCGGACGAGAAGCGCGCCAAGTGGGAAGAATACCAGGCGCTGCCCGCCGAGGAGCGCGAGCGCCTGGCCAACGACCGCCCTAAACCGCCGATCGGCGCGGCACCTGCGCTGCGCCCGGTGCCGGCCGATCGCTTGCTGCGCCCCACCCGCCCGGCCGTACCGGTGGCGGCACCCAACGCGGCTGCAGACGGCAGCTCCGCCGTGCCGCGCGTCAATCGCCATACACTGCTGCCTCAGCAGGCGGCATCGGCAGCGCGCTGA
- a CDS encoding RDD family protein, protein MNPSAPKTAATAQALSKSWRAPSLRRRMACWLYEGTLLFGVVVLPGLVFGIVTNTRHALDNRHGLQALIFGVLALYFSYFWVKGQTLPMKTWHIRLMDRTGQPVRWPRAMWRYLLAWVWFLPPLAAMAPFKLSTGEVSVLMTGWILVWALSSRLRRDQQFWHDAWAGTRLIDVQPDPARRRQ, encoded by the coding sequence ATGAATCCATCCGCCCCCAAAACGGCAGCCACCGCCCAAGCCCTGAGCAAGTCGTGGCGCGCACCGTCGCTGCGCCGCCGCATGGCTTGCTGGTTGTACGAAGGCACGCTCCTGTTTGGTGTCGTCGTGCTGCCTGGTCTGGTGTTCGGCATCGTCACCAACACGCGGCACGCTCTCGACAACCGCCATGGCTTGCAGGCTTTGATATTTGGCGTGCTGGCGCTTTATTTCAGTTATTTCTGGGTCAAGGGCCAGACCTTGCCGATGAAAACCTGGCACATCCGTCTCATGGATCGCACTGGGCAGCCGGTTCGCTGGCCGCGTGCGATGTGGCGCTATCTGCTGGCATGGGTGTGGTTTCTGCCGCCACTGGCGGCCATGGCACCGTTCAAGCTGTCAACGGGCGAGGTCAGCGTGCTGATGACCGGCTGGATCCTGGTGTGGGCGCTGTCGAGCCGGTTGAGGCGTGACCAGCAGTTCTGGCACGACGCCTGGGCCGGCACGCGGCTCATCGACGTGCAACCCGATCCAGCCCGCCGCCGCCAATGA
- a CDS encoding diacylglycerol kinase, which produces MNLPPSHSSAPGIGAAPEIVNPQKTRTGFSRIWHATGYSIEGLKAGWSEPAFRQEAIAAAVLLPAAFWLGRSWPETALLAGSVLFVMIVELLNTGIETAIDRIGPEWHDLSKRAKDMGSAAVLLSLVLAGGIWLSALYTHFFA; this is translated from the coding sequence ATGAATTTGCCACCGTCCCATTCATCTGCTCCCGGCATCGGCGCCGCGCCGGAGATCGTCAACCCGCAAAAGACCCGCACCGGCTTCTCCCGCATCTGGCACGCGACCGGTTACTCGATCGAAGGCCTGAAAGCCGGCTGGAGCGAACCCGCCTTTCGGCAGGAGGCCATCGCCGCCGCCGTGCTGCTGCCGGCGGCGTTCTGGCTCGGCCGCAGCTGGCCCGAAACCGCCTTGCTGGCGGGCTCCGTGCTGTTCGTGATGATCGTGGAATTGCTCAACACCGGCATCGAAACCGCCATCGACCGCATCGGCCCAGAGTGGCACGATTTGTCCAAGCGCGCCAAGGACATGGGCTCGGCCGCGGTGTTGCTGAGCTTGGTGTTGGCCGGCGGCATTTGGCTGTCGGCGCTGTACACACATTTTTTTGCCTGA